The DNA window TGGGGGTTCGGCCACAACGGGCTGAATTCCGCGCCGTCCGGCAGCGCGGAAATGACAGAAGAGATCTCGTTGAACGGCAAAGCCGCAGGCGTCTGGATCAGATTAGTGACTGCCTGAAGCGGGGAACCCACTCGGGGCGGGACGAGATACGTGCCGCTTGTGGGCTTTCCGCAATATAAGTCGGCTTGAATCGATGCCGGGATCATGCGATTAGCGTCACAAACTCGGCGCGCCCGGCCGACCGGAATTCCGGGATACAGACTGAGATACTAACTGGGATACACGGGCGCCATCGACGCCGAAAAAGCTGAGTGATTTCAACGATGTGGTGAGCGGTTGTCGGCGCCCCCGCCCGCACTGAGCGCTTTCAGCGTTTGCATGACGAACATGGAGAGCCTTGTCCTCCTCGGGGACGGGTTAGCCGAACCACCGGCGCAGGCTGCAAGGTCGCGGCGCCAACCAGATTGACACTGTCCTGGCCGTTGGGCCGGACCAAGCGGAAGAAGATTGACACCATGCAGGTCACAGAAACCCTGGCTGAGGGATTGAAGCACGAATTCCAGATCAGCGTTCCCGCATCCGATCTCGATGCCAAGGCGGATGCTCGTCTGGTGGACCTCAAGGACAAGGTCCGTATCAACGGCTTTCGTCCGGGCAAGGTGCCGGTCAGCCACCTCAAGAAGGTGTACGGCCGTTCGGTGATGGCGGAGACCGTCGAGCAGACGATCCGCGACACCAACTCGCAGATCTTCACCGAGCGCGGCTTCCGCCTCGCAAGCGAGCCCAAGGTCACGATGCCGACGGAAGAAAAAGCCGTCGACGATATCCTCAACGGAAAGTCCGATCTGACCTACACGGTTTCGATCGAGGTGGTGCCTGCGATCCAGCTTGCGGATTTCAAGAGCTTCACCGTCGAGAAGCCGGTCGTGGACGTGACCGACGCCGACGTCGATGAAGCGATCAAGCGCATCGCCGATCAGAATCGCAGCTATGCCGCCAAGGGTGAGGGCGCGAAGGCCGAGACCGGCGACCGGGTCACCATCAGCTTCAAGGGCACCATCGACGGCACGCCGTTCGACGGTGGCACCGGCGAGGGCATTCCGGTCGTGATCGGCGCCGGGCAGTTCATTCCCGGCTTCGAGGAGCAGTTGATCGGCGTCGCGGCCGGCGAGACCCGTACGCTGAAGGTCTCTTTCCCCAAGAACTACGCGAGCGAGAAGCTGGCCGGTCAGGCGGCCGAGTTTGAGACGACGGCAACCGCGATCGAAGCGCCGCAGGAGACCAAGATCGATGACGAGTTCGCCAAGACGCTTGGCCTGGAGTCGCTCGACAAGCTGAAGGAGGCCGCGCGCGAGCGGCTGACGGCAGAATTCGCCGGCGCCACCCGCCAGCGGGTCAAGCGCATGCTGCTGGACCGTCTCGACGAGGCCCATCGCTTCGAGGCGCCGCCGTCGCTGGTCGACGAGGAATTCAGGCTGATGTGGAATTCGATCAAGGCCGAGATGGAATCCGGCGGCAAGAGCTTTGCCGACGAGGACACCACGGAACAGGCCGCCGAGGAAGAGTATCGCAAGATCGCCGATCGCCGGGTGCGGCTCGGCCTCGTGCTGTCCGAGATCGGCGAAAAGAACAAGATCACGGTTACCGACGACGAGGTGAGCCGCGCGGTGATCGAGCGCGCGCGCTCGATGCCGGGACGCGAGAAAGAGGTCTGGGACTACTATCGCAGCAATGCCAATGCGCTGGCCCAGCTTCGTGCGCCGATCTATGAGGATAAGGTCGTCGACTTCATCCTCGAACTGGCCAACGTGACCGAAAAGAAGGTCACGCGCGAAGAATTGTTCAAGGACGACGATGAGAAGAGTGCCGCGTAATCGCGCCATTCGGCATTAATGATGAACCGTGAAAGCGGCCCGGCGGCGCTGTCCGTCGCTAGGCGGCTTGGCACGAATCAGCTTGAACTCGTCTCGCTTCCCTTGCCGTTGCCCGGTCTTGTGGCCGGGGAATTGGTCCATATCTGTGAGCCTATCTTTTAAGTCCTGCATCACGGGGCGTTCGTCCACGCCCGGCAATTCCAGCGAGTTCCTAATTGCCGATGGATGTCCGCTGCCGCCAACTTTTGGGTGATTAATGCGCGATCCGGTGGAAACCTACATGAACCTCGTGCCGATGGTGGTCGAGCAGACCAACCGCGGCGAGCGCGCCTACGACATTTTTTCGCGTCTCTTGAAAGAGCGCATCATCTTCCTGACCGGACCGGTCGAGGACGGCATGTCGACGCTGGTCGTCGCGCAATTGCTGTTTCTTGAAGCCGAGAATCCGAAGAAGGAAATCTCGATGTACATCAACTCACCTGGCGGAGTGGTGACCTCGGGGCTTGCGATCTACGACACGATGCAGTTTATCCGTCCGCCGGTATCGACGCTGTGCACCGGTCAGGCGGCATCGATGGGGTCCTTGCTGCTGGCCGCGGGTGAGAAGGATATGCGGTTCTCGTTGCCGAACGCGCGGATCATGGTGCATCAGCCCTCCGGCGGTTTTCAGGGCCAGGCCACCGACATCATGCTGCATGCGCAGGAGATCCTGAACCTGAAGAAGCGGCTCAACGAGATCTACGTGAAGCACACCGGCCAGACCTACAAGGCGATCGAGGATGCGCTGGAACGCGATAAGTTCCTCACCGCCGAGATGGCCCGCGACTTCGGGATCGTCGACAAGGTGATCGACAAGCGCGCGGAAGAGCCGGCGCCGAAAGCCACCTCTTAACACCCCGGGCAGGCATCTCGTTGGTGGCAATGGACGGTGCCGCCGCCGGCAAATGCGGCCGGCGACGGTACTTTGGCGCCCGCCCAGGGGCGCAAAGTTCCGGTTTCGTGCTGGTCTGGCGGCGTGGTAATCGCGCAACGCTTGGCTGATTTCCGTATCTGACGCTCGCGCAGCCGCTGCAAATCACGGTATTGTCACGGGTATTCGATGCGCGGCCGATTAGGGAATTCTTGATAGTCGGATGTCAGCATGGTTGGCTAGGCCGGTCGGGTTATGGCCGTGGGGGATTCGAGCAGGCTGCGATTCCTAGCATTGGGAGCGCAGGGTCTTTTTTGGTACGGATTTTGCTCTATCTAGAGTCCTGTACCGGCGGGTGCCGGAATAGGACAGTTGAGCGAACGGGATCGAACGGCGGACGGAGATAAGAATGAGTAAGGTCGGCACGAGCGACTCCAAGAACACGCTATATTGCTCGT is part of the Bradyrhizobium canariense genome and encodes:
- the tig gene encoding trigger factor; the protein is MQVTETLAEGLKHEFQISVPASDLDAKADARLVDLKDKVRINGFRPGKVPVSHLKKVYGRSVMAETVEQTIRDTNSQIFTERGFRLASEPKVTMPTEEKAVDDILNGKSDLTYTVSIEVVPAIQLADFKSFTVEKPVVDVTDADVDEAIKRIADQNRSYAAKGEGAKAETGDRVTISFKGTIDGTPFDGGTGEGIPVVIGAGQFIPGFEEQLIGVAAGETRTLKVSFPKNYASEKLAGQAAEFETTATAIEAPQETKIDDEFAKTLGLESLDKLKEAARERLTAEFAGATRQRVKRMLLDRLDEAHRFEAPPSLVDEEFRLMWNSIKAEMESGGKSFADEDTTEQAAEEEYRKIADRRVRLGLVLSEIGEKNKITVTDDEVSRAVIERARSMPGREKEVWDYYRSNANALAQLRAPIYEDKVVDFILELANVTEKKVTREELFKDDDEKSAA
- a CDS encoding ATP-dependent Clp protease proteolytic subunit, yielding MRDPVETYMNLVPMVVEQTNRGERAYDIFSRLLKERIIFLTGPVEDGMSTLVVAQLLFLEAENPKKEISMYINSPGGVVTSGLAIYDTMQFIRPPVSTLCTGQAASMGSLLLAAGEKDMRFSLPNARIMVHQPSGGFQGQATDIMLHAQEILNLKKRLNEIYVKHTGQTYKAIEDALERDKFLTAEMARDFGIVDKVIDKRAEEPAPKATS